Proteins co-encoded in one Ruegeria sp. YS9 genomic window:
- a CDS encoding ABC transporter ATP-binding protein, protein MIRMENVHKAFGDNHVLQGMNLEIPKGTSMVIIGGSGTGKSVALKCILGLIKPDSGMIYVDGKDASKGDRDAFLARFGMLFQGAALFDSLTVWQNVAFRLLRGSLKRPTEEAREIAIEKLRRVGLKSDVADRFPAELSGGMQKRVGLARAIAAEPEIIFFDEPTTGLDPIMSGVINDLIREIVTEMGATAMTITHDMSSVRAIADNVAMLHGGVIQWTGPVSQMDASGDPYVEQFISGSAEGPIEAVR, encoded by the coding sequence ATGATCCGGATGGAGAACGTACATAAAGCCTTTGGTGACAACCACGTGTTGCAAGGCATGAACCTTGAGATCCCCAAGGGTACCTCGATGGTCATCATCGGCGGTTCGGGCACCGGCAAATCGGTCGCCCTGAAATGCATTCTGGGCCTGATCAAGCCCGACAGCGGCATGATCTATGTCGACGGCAAAGACGCGAGCAAAGGCGACCGTGACGCGTTTCTGGCCCGGTTCGGGATGCTGTTTCAGGGCGCGGCCCTGTTTGATTCACTGACCGTCTGGCAGAACGTCGCCTTCCGCCTGCTGCGCGGCTCGCTGAAGCGCCCGACCGAAGAAGCCCGCGAGATCGCCATCGAGAAACTCCGCCGCGTGGGCTTGAAATCCGACGTGGCCGACCGCTTTCCGGCGGAACTGTCAGGCGGCATGCAAAAACGCGTGGGCCTCGCGCGCGCGATCGCTGCCGAGCCCGAGATCATCTTTTTTGATGAGCCCACAACGGGCCTCGACCCGATCATGTCCGGCGTCATCAACGACCTGATCCGCGAAATCGTGACCGAAATGGGCGCCACCGCGATGACCATCACCCACGACATGAGCTCGGTCCGCGCGATCGCCGACAACGTGGCCATGCTGCACGGAGGCGTCATCCAGTGGACCGGCCCGGTGAGCCAGATGGATGCGTCTGGTGATCCCTATGTCGAGCAGTTCATCAGCGGGAGCGCAGAGGGGCCGATTGAGGCGGTGCGCTAG
- a CDS encoding cytochrome b translates to MPTSYSRTQIALHWAIFLLIAVQFLFHEPISEAWDQIERGLPVSFQAPVALHVFGGLLILALAIWRIALRLTRGAPSLPKQETAAMKLAAHATHFSLYALMLLLPVSGALAWFGGIEASAEVHEVMKTLMLVLVLLHILAALFHQFVLKTNLMARMRRAE, encoded by the coding sequence ATGCCCACTTCTTATTCGCGCACCCAAATCGCCCTCCATTGGGCCATTTTCTTGCTGATCGCGGTTCAGTTTCTCTTTCACGAGCCGATTTCTGAGGCATGGGATCAAATCGAACGCGGATTACCCGTCTCTTTTCAAGCACCAGTTGCTCTCCATGTATTCGGAGGCCTGCTTATCCTTGCACTTGCGATTTGGCGGATCGCATTGCGCCTGACCCGCGGTGCACCATCACTTCCGAAACAGGAAACCGCCGCGATGAAACTCGCTGCTCATGCAACCCATTTCTCGCTATATGCCTTGATGTTGCTTTTACCGGTCTCTGGCGCCCTTGCATGGTTCGGAGGAATAGAAGCATCCGCCGAAGTGCATGAAGTCATGAAAACGCTGATGCTTGTTCTGGTTCTTCTGCATATTCTGGCCGCCCTGTTCCATCAGTTCGTCCTGAAAACCAATTTGATGGCCCGTATGAGGCGGGCAGAGTAA
- a CDS encoding paraquat-inducible protein A — protein MTLRLATLSLLILYPIAWFAPLMRAGFLPIFGLSEISVITGLQSLWKSDVFLALIVTIFALFAPYIKTIGTALIQWNLLDARVQPALNILGKLAMADIFLIALYITLAKGISYATVETAWGLYLFTACILASIALGHITEMTSTSRKAQT, from the coding sequence ATGACCCTCCGCCTCGCCACCCTCTCGCTGCTGATCCTCTACCCCATCGCGTGGTTCGCCCCGCTGATGCGTGCAGGGTTCCTGCCGATCTTCGGCCTCAGCGAAATCAGCGTCATCACCGGGCTGCAATCCCTGTGGAAATCCGATGTCTTCCTTGCGCTGATCGTCACCATCTTCGCCCTGTTTGCGCCTTACATCAAAACCATCGGCACCGCGCTGATCCAATGGAATCTGCTGGATGCCCGCGTCCAGCCGGCGCTCAACATCCTCGGCAAGCTGGCCATGGCCGACATCTTCCTGATCGCGCTTTACATCACTTTGGCCAAAGGCATCTCTTACGCGACCGTTGAGACCGCATGGGGTCTCTACCTGTTTACAGCCTGCATTCTGGCCTCCATCGCGCTTGGCCATATTACAGAGATGACATCCACATCACGAAAAGCTCAGACCTAA
- a CDS encoding DNA repair protein: protein MAALHSITMQFQNAFLRLTFFLICLAALSAVSATLLSAFGVLPWLSMQAGFGEAPPADTGMFIQIGLTALILMLAFYLPANARMMALENNHRKFALNMHDIAQAYQMAHAADRGGLFMMSSEFDAVKERMGFLRQHPDLQSLEPEILELAAQMSQISQELARTYGDAQVERARMFLQQRQEEIELFQQRLEEAQVIQNELRQWTRDVEMEETIARSQLTRLRDELFELLPELSTQLQAPRNESSSKAASVIAMSPLRPAE from the coding sequence ATGGCCGCCCTCCACAGTATTACAATGCAATTTCAGAATGCCTTTTTAAGACTGACATTTTTCCTGATCTGCCTGGCGGCCTTGTCGGCCGTTTCAGCCACGTTGTTGTCCGCTTTTGGCGTATTGCCCTGGCTCTCGATGCAGGCCGGATTCGGCGAGGCTCCACCAGCGGATACCGGCATGTTCATCCAGATCGGCCTGACAGCGCTAATTCTCATGCTGGCGTTTTACCTGCCGGCCAATGCCCGAATGATGGCGCTGGAAAACAACCACCGCAAATTCGCGCTCAACATGCATGACATCGCGCAAGCGTATCAAATGGCCCATGCCGCCGATCGCGGCGGGCTGTTCATGATGTCGTCCGAGTTTGACGCCGTAAAGGAACGTATGGGTTTTCTGCGCCAGCACCCTGATCTGCAATCGCTTGAGCCAGAGATTCTGGAACTGGCCGCACAGATGAGCCAGATCAGTCAGGAACTGGCCCGGACCTATGGCGATGCGCAGGTCGAACGCGCGCGGATGTTCCTGCAACAGCGGCAAGAAGAGATCGAGCTGTTTCAGCAGCGTCTGGAAGAAGCGCAGGTCATCCAGAACGAATTGCGCCAGTGGACGCGGGATGTGGAAATGGAAGAGACGATCGCTAGGTCGCAACTTACCCGTCTGCGGGATGAGCTGTTCGAGCTTCTGCCCGAATTGTCCACCCAACTACAGGCTCCACGCAATGAGAGTTCTTCCAAGGCGGCCAGCGTGATAGCAATGTCGCCCCTTCGACCAGCGGAATAG
- the radA gene encoding DNA repair protein RadA — protein sequence MAKTTSFSCSACGTTHTRWSGRCDGCGEWNTIVQDAPLSAGPAKKSLGGKRGQSIALTDLSTEETPPPRTLCGVEELDRVLGGGLVPASALLVGGDPGIGKSTLLLQAAARFARAGVKTIYVSGEEASAQVRMRARRLGLEDAPVQLAAETNLRDILTTLEAEKPGLAIIDSIQTMWADNVDSVPGSVSQVRAAAHELTTFAKRHGVSIIMVGHVTKEGQIAGPRVVEHMVDTVLYFEGERGHQFRILRAVKNRFGPADEIGVFEMTGKGLAQVTNPSALFLSERGKPSPGSAVFAGIEGTRPVLVELQALVAPSPHSQARRTVVGWDSGRLAMILAVLEARCGIPFAGLDVYLNVAGGLKISEPAADLAVAAALLSAREDTALPTDTVVFGEISLSGALRPAPQTENRLKEAQKLGFTAAIAPAGGKTGTVAGLTLTRPSDLVGFVGETFGAG from the coding sequence ATGGCAAAGACGACATCCTTCTCCTGCTCGGCCTGCGGCACGACGCATACACGATGGTCCGGGCGCTGCGATGGGTGTGGCGAATGGAACACCATAGTTCAGGACGCGCCCCTTTCGGCTGGCCCGGCCAAAAAATCCCTCGGCGGAAAACGCGGCCAGTCCATTGCACTCACGGATTTGTCGACCGAGGAAACACCGCCGCCCCGCACCCTCTGCGGGGTTGAGGAGCTCGATCGTGTTCTGGGCGGCGGGCTGGTCCCGGCCTCGGCCCTTTTGGTGGGCGGAGACCCCGGCATCGGGAAATCCACCCTGCTGCTGCAAGCCGCAGCGCGTTTTGCACGTGCGGGCGTGAAAACCATCTATGTCTCGGGCGAAGAAGCCAGCGCACAGGTTCGCATGCGGGCCCGCCGTCTGGGGCTTGAAGACGCCCCCGTTCAACTCGCCGCCGAAACCAATCTGCGCGACATCCTCACAACGCTTGAAGCGGAGAAACCCGGTCTGGCCATCATCGACTCGATTCAGACCATGTGGGCAGACAATGTCGACAGCGTACCCGGCTCTGTTTCACAAGTCCGGGCTGCGGCACATGAATTGACCACGTTTGCGAAACGGCACGGTGTTTCGATCATCATGGTTGGCCACGTCACCAAAGAGGGCCAGATCGCCGGCCCTCGCGTGGTCGAACACATGGTTGACACGGTGCTTTATTTCGAGGGCGAGCGCGGCCACCAGTTCCGCATCCTGCGCGCAGTCAAGAACCGCTTTGGCCCGGCGGACGAAATTGGTGTATTCGAAATGACCGGCAAGGGGTTGGCACAAGTCACCAACCCCTCGGCCCTGTTCCTGTCCGAACGCGGCAAACCAAGCCCCGGCTCTGCTGTTTTCGCCGGAATTGAGGGTACCCGCCCCGTGCTGGTCGAATTGCAGGCGCTCGTCGCACCCTCACCTCATTCGCAAGCGCGCCGAACCGTCGTTGGATGGGACAGCGGAAGGCTGGCAATGATCCTCGCAGTGCTCGAAGCGCGCTGCGGCATCCCCTTCGCGGGTCTTGATGTCTATCTGAACGTCGCCGGAGGATTGAAAATCAGCGAACCCGCTGCCGATCTGGCCGTTGCCGCTGCGTTACTGAGCGCACGCGAAGACACGGCCCTTCCCACGGATACGGTCGTTTTCGGAGAAATCTCGCTGTCAGGGGCACTTAGACCGGCCCCACAGACCGAAAACAGGTTGAAAGAAGCGCAAAAACTTGGTTTCACAGCGGCAATTGCTCCGGCAGGTGGCAAAACCGGCACTGTGGCAGGTCTGACACTCACCCGACCCTCTGATTTGGTGGGGTTTGTTGGCGAAACCTTCGGAGCAGGTTAA
- a CDS encoding CvpA family protein yields the protein MEGFTIIDGVVALIIVLSGLLAYSRGFMREVLAIAGWVAAAVLAFIFAPQAVPLVKEIPVVGDFLRDSCELSVITGFAAVFAVALIVVSIFTPLFSSLVQRSALGGLDQALGLFFGIARGILLVAIAFFVYDTVMTGQSYTIVDESRSAKVFEQFSSQIEEQNPEAALGWVTAQYEELVASCTAGNEQPETTAPADG from the coding sequence ATGGAAGGTTTTACAATAATTGACGGGGTGGTCGCCCTGATCATCGTGCTGTCGGGCTTGCTGGCCTACTCACGCGGATTCATGCGCGAGGTTCTGGCCATTGCAGGCTGGGTCGCAGCGGCCGTTCTGGCATTCATCTTTGCCCCACAGGCCGTACCGCTGGTCAAGGAAATCCCGGTGGTCGGAGATTTCCTGCGCGACAGCTGTGAACTGTCGGTGATCACCGGCTTTGCAGCAGTCTTCGCCGTGGCGCTGATCGTGGTCAGCATCTTCACGCCGCTGTTTTCATCGCTGGTCCAGCGCTCGGCTTTGGGCGGCCTGGATCAGGCGCTGGGGTTGTTCTTCGGCATCGCACGCGGCATTCTGCTGGTTGCAATCGCCTTCTTTGTCTATGACACGGTCATGACCGGCCAGTCCTATACAATCGTGGACGAAAGCCGCTCGGCCAAGGTGTTCGAGCAGTTCAGCAGCCAGATTGAAGAACAGAACCCCGAAGCGGCTCTGGGGTGGGTGACTGCACAATATGAAGAGTTGGTCGCCAGCTGCACGGCAGGAAACGAACAACCCGAAACCACGGCACCAGCTGACGGGTAA
- the purF gene encoding amidophosphoribosyltransferase encodes MCGILGIASRTHDVFAEIYDGLLMLQHRGQDASGIVTYNGEFFREKKANGLVKDVFNAQDAESLLGRVGMGHVRYPTAGSLSAAEAQPFFVNAPYGIYLVHNGNITNTAEQREKVTGKYSRHLRTTSDSEILLNVLADKVADAIKVNGNREPIRNLFAGVKMTMERVQGAYSVICLVAGVGMLAFRDPFGIRPLSVAKREVDGDGDDYAFASEDVAFGINGFEKLRDLRPGEAILIDLDGNMHEFQAVEGKLTPCIFEYVYLARPDSLLDGVSVYKTQMRMGQTLAKQIQESGLEIDRIIPVPDSARPVALEAAKITGIPYREGLVKNRYVGRTFIMPGQAERQKSVRRKLNAVPLEFDGHSVLLIDDSIVRGNTIKKIVQMCRDAGAKKVYVASASPPVKYPNVYGIDMPTKAELIANGKDIEEIREELGADALFYQHLEDLIWAAKEGNPEIEAFDCSCFDGKYITGSVSEGYLDNLENSSRVSQKRADMQVPGGSWNAAKLASG; translated from the coding sequence ATGTGTGGGATTTTGGGAATCGCAAGCCGGACACATGATGTGTTTGCCGAAATCTATGACGGGCTGCTGATGTTGCAGCACAGGGGTCAGGATGCCTCTGGGATCGTGACCTACAACGGCGAATTCTTCCGCGAAAAGAAGGCCAACGGTCTGGTCAAGGACGTGTTCAATGCCCAGGATGCCGAAAGCCTGTTGGGTCGTGTGGGCATGGGTCATGTGCGCTATCCGACGGCGGGGTCCCTCAGCGCGGCCGAGGCGCAGCCCTTTTTCGTGAACGCCCCCTACGGCATCTATCTGGTTCACAACGGCAACATCACCAATACCGCTGAACAGCGCGAAAAGGTTACCGGCAAATACAGCCGTCACCTGCGCACCACGTCGGATTCTGAAATCCTGCTGAACGTGCTGGCCGACAAAGTGGCGGATGCGATCAAGGTGAATGGCAATCGCGAACCCATCCGCAATCTGTTTGCCGGTGTGAAGATGACGATGGAACGCGTTCAGGGCGCCTATTCCGTGATCTGTCTGGTCGCAGGCGTCGGCATGCTGGCTTTCCGCGATCCGTTTGGCATTCGCCCACTGTCGGTCGCCAAACGCGAAGTAGACGGAGACGGTGATGATTATGCCTTTGCCTCGGAAGACGTGGCCTTTGGCATCAACGGCTTTGAAAAGCTGCGTGATCTTCGGCCGGGTGAGGCAATTCTGATCGATCTAGACGGCAACATGCACGAGTTTCAGGCGGTCGAGGGCAAACTGACGCCCTGCATATTCGAGTATGTCTACCTGGCCCGTCCGGATTCTTTGCTGGACGGTGTTTCGGTTTACAAGACTCAGATGCGCATGGGCCAGACGCTGGCCAAGCAGATTCAGGAGTCGGGGCTGGAAATCGACCGGATCATCCCGGTGCCCGACAGCGCCCGCCCCGTGGCTCTGGAAGCCGCGAAGATCACCGGCATCCCCTATCGCGAAGGGCTGGTGAAAAACCGGTATGTCGGGCGTACGTTCATCATGCCGGGTCAGGCGGAACGGCAGAAATCCGTCCGCCGAAAGCTGAATGCCGTGCCGCTGGAATTCGACGGCCACAGTGTTCTGCTGATCGACGATTCCATCGTACGGGGCAACACCATCAAGAAGATCGTTCAGATGTGCCGCGATGCCGGGGCCAAGAAGGTCTATGTCGCCAGCGCCTCGCCGCCGGTCAAATACCCCAATGTCTACGGTATAGACATGCCCACCAAGGCCGAGCTGATCGCGAACGGCAAGGACATCGAAGAGATCCGCGAAGAACTGGGTGCGGACGCCCTGTTCTATCAGCACCTGGAAGACCTGATCTGGGCCGCCAAGGAAGGCAATCCCGAGATCGAAGCCTTCGACTGTTCCTGTTTTGACGGCAAATACATCACGGGCAGCGTCAGCGAAGGCTATCTGGACAATCTGGAAAACAGCAGCCGTGTCAGCCAGAAACGCGCTGACATGCAGGTCCCGGGCGGGTCCTGGAATGCGGCAAAACTGGCCTCGGGCTGA
- a CDS encoding SDR family oxidoreductase — MTDTTKIALITGASRGLGAALAEALAPEYHIVAVARTTGGLEELDDRIKAKGGSATLAPMDITDPNAMATLCRGIHDRWGKVDLWLHTAIHTSALTPVHFVDPKEWTKAVNTNANATSVLIPYVSPLLGENGHAVFFDDPKAGEKFYGIYGATKAAQMALARSWAAETERTGPRVSIVEPAPMPTAVRARFHPGEDRDALTSTADEAARILALL; from the coding sequence ATGACCGATACGACCAAAATCGCCCTGATAACCGGGGCCTCTCGCGGGCTGGGCGCTGCGCTGGCCGAAGCGCTGGCGCCCGAATACCACATCGTCGCAGTCGCCCGGACCACTGGCGGGCTGGAAGAACTGGACGATCGCATCAAGGCCAAGGGTGGCTCGGCCACGCTGGCACCGATGGACATCACCGATCCCAACGCGATGGCAACCCTGTGCCGTGGGATCCATGACCGTTGGGGCAAGGTGGATCTGTGGCTGCACACGGCCATTCACACCTCGGCGCTGACGCCGGTACATTTCGTCGACCCCAAGGAATGGACCAAGGCAGTCAACACGAATGCAAACGCAACTTCGGTTCTGATCCCATATGTCTCGCCCCTGCTGGGTGAAAACGGCCACGCTGTGTTTTTCGATGACCCGAAGGCCGGTGAGAAATTCTATGGCATCTACGGCGCCACCAAGGCCGCGCAAATGGCCCTGGCCCGCAGTTGGGCGGCCGAGACCGAACGTACCGGTCCGCGCGTCTCGATCGTGGAACCAGCGCCGATGCCCACCGCCGTGCGTGCCCGGTTCCACCCAGGCGAAGATCGCGATGCGCTGACGAGCACCGCAGATGAGGCCGCCCGGATTCTGGCGCTGCTTTAG
- a CDS encoding ATP-binding protein, which produces MDDQALNRIAAALERMAPAPLATPDFNAAPAFVWHVEPERLEPVEQVNRVDLDLLVGINRSRDTLLDNTRRFAAGYKANNALLWGARGMGKSSLVKAVHGTLSADHPDLKLVELQREDMGSVARLLNHLRAAPYRFILFCDDLSFSHDDQHYKSLKAVLDGGIEGRPENVVFYATSNRRHLMPRDMIENERSSAINPSEAVEEKVSLSDRFGLWLGFHPCDQDEYLAMIDRYCAAYGVSVDAEILRAEAIEWQATRGSRSGRVAWQFFVDLAGRNGVHIA; this is translated from the coding sequence ATGGACGACCAAGCCCTGAACCGTATTGCTGCCGCGTTGGAGCGCATGGCGCCGGCGCCTTTGGCCACACCGGATTTCAATGCGGCCCCGGCCTTTGTCTGGCATGTAGAACCGGAACGCCTGGAACCGGTTGAACAGGTCAACCGCGTCGATCTGGATCTGCTGGTCGGCATCAATCGGTCGCGCGACACGTTGCTTGACAACACCCGCCGCTTCGCGGCCGGCTACAAGGCAAACAATGCGTTGTTGTGGGGCGCGCGTGGGATGGGCAAGTCCAGCCTCGTGAAGGCCGTCCACGGCACGCTGAGCGCGGACCACCCCGACCTGAAGCTTGTGGAGCTACAACGCGAGGATATGGGCTCGGTCGCGCGTCTGCTGAACCACCTGCGCGCGGCGCCTTATCGGTTCATCCTGTTTTGCGACGACCTCTCGTTCAGTCACGATGACCAGCATTACAAATCGCTCAAGGCCGTTCTGGATGGCGGTATTGAAGGTCGCCCGGAAAACGTGGTGTTCTACGCGACCTCGAACCGCCGCCACCTGATGCCGCGGGACATGATTGAAAACGAACGCTCCAGCGCCATCAACCCGTCAGAGGCGGTCGAGGAAAAGGTATCACTGTCCGACCGCTTCGGATTGTGGCTGGGATTCCATCCCTGCGATCAGGACGAATACCTTGCCATGATCGACCGCTATTGCGCGGCCTATGGCGTTTCGGTCGATGCCGAAATCCTGCGCGCCGAAGCAATTGAATGGCAGGCCACGCGCGGATCGCGTTCGGGCCGTGTCGCCTGGCAGTTCTTCGTCGATCTGGCCGGGCGCAACGGCGTTCATATCGCCTGA
- the tatC gene encoding twin-arginine translocase subunit TatC has product MTKTDEIEDTSAPLIEHLAELRTRLIHCVVAFLVGMIICFTVATPLFNFLTNPLCEVLNERGQDCGLIFISPQEGFFVAIKVSLLGGFILAFPYIGMQMWRFVAPGLYKSEKNAFLPFMLASPFMFLLGASFAFYVVTPLAYDFFLGFQQFGAEGEAVADGVTTAPLSVVFQGSAQEYLNLTIKFIVAFGLCFQLPVLLTLMGKAGLVSAEGLGAMRKYAVVGILVLAAIVTPPDVITQIILFVVVYGLYEISIFLVARVERKREEQLRADGYYDDEEAEADEDLMREFEDDK; this is encoded by the coding sequence ATGACCAAGACCGACGAGATCGAAGATACCTCGGCCCCATTGATCGAGCATCTGGCCGAGCTGCGTACGCGGTTGATCCACTGCGTCGTGGCCTTTCTGGTCGGGATGATCATCTGCTTTACGGTGGCCACGCCGCTCTTCAACTTTCTGACCAATCCCCTGTGTGAGGTTCTGAATGAGCGTGGACAGGATTGCGGCCTGATCTTCATATCGCCACAGGAAGGGTTCTTTGTCGCGATCAAGGTCTCGCTGCTTGGCGGGTTCATTCTGGCGTTTCCCTATATCGGGATGCAGATGTGGCGCTTTGTGGCTCCGGGCCTCTACAAGTCGGAAAAGAATGCGTTTCTGCCTTTCATGCTGGCCTCGCCCTTCATGTTCCTTCTGGGTGCAAGCTTTGCTTTCTACGTCGTCACGCCGTTGGCCTATGACTTCTTCCTTGGGTTCCAGCAGTTCGGGGCTGAAGGTGAAGCCGTGGCCGATGGAGTAACTACAGCGCCGCTGAGCGTGGTGTTTCAGGGCTCGGCGCAGGAATACCTGAACCTGACGATCAAGTTCATCGTGGCCTTTGGGCTGTGCTTCCAATTGCCGGTTCTTCTGACCCTGATGGGCAAGGCAGGGCTGGTCAGCGCCGAAGGTCTGGGGGCCATGCGCAAATATGCGGTGGTTGGCATTCTGGTGCTGGCGGCGATCGTGACGCCTCCGGACGTGATCACGCAGATTATTCTCTTTGTTGTGGTCTATGGCCTCTACGAGATCTCGATCTTCCTGGTGGCCCGGGTTGAAAGGAAACGGGAAGAGCAGTTGCGTGCCGACGGCTACTATGACGATGAAGAAGCCGAAGCAGACGAAGATCTGATGCGGGAATTCGAAGACGACAAGTAA
- the tatB gene encoding Sec-independent protein translocase protein TatB has translation MFDLGWTELLVIGIVALIVVGPKDLPVLFRNVGRFVGKARGMAREFSSAMNEAADQAGVNEIKKGLNAAANPVGSAMDGVKQAAQDMAKSMDPTKFDPDSETGKLAAERAEQAKKIQASTARAAAERKAKEAAEALAKAEEAEAALKTEGET, from the coding sequence ATGTTTGACTTGGGCTGGACCGAACTTCTGGTCATCGGCATTGTCGCCCTGATCGTCGTCGGGCCGAAGGACCTGCCGGTTTTGTTCCGCAATGTGGGGCGATTTGTCGGCAAGGCCCGTGGCATGGCACGCGAATTCAGCAGCGCCATGAACGAGGCGGCCGATCAGGCCGGTGTGAACGAGATCAAGAAAGGTCTCAACGCCGCCGCGAATCCGGTTGGCTCGGCCATGGATGGCGTGAAACAAGCCGCGCAGGATATGGCGAAAAGCATGGATCCCACCAAGTTCGATCCTGACAGCGAAACCGGTAAACTGGCAGCCGAGCGAGCCGAACAGGCCAAGAAAATTCAGGCCTCAACGGCCCGCGCCGCCGCCGAGCGCAAAGCCAAGGAAGCTGCCGAGGCCCTGGCCAAGGCCGAAGAAGCCGAAGCGGCGCTGAAGACTGAAGGCGAAACATGA
- a CDS encoding twin-arginine translocase TatA/TatE family subunit has protein sequence MLNNIGLPGLLLIAVVVLVLFGRGKISSLMGEVGKGITAFKKGVKDGSEELEQDASELAKDVTPETEKDKA, from the coding sequence ATGCTCAACAATATCGGCCTTCCCGGTCTTCTGCTGATCGCCGTCGTGGTTCTGGTTCTGTTTGGCCGCGGCAAGATCAGCTCGCTGATGGGCGAAGTCGGCAAAGGCATCACCGCGTTCAAGAAGGGCGTCAAAGACGGTTCGGAAGAACTGGAGCAGGACGCGTCGGAACTGGCCAAGGACGTCACGCCTGAAACCGAGAAAGACAAGGCGTAA
- a CDS encoding YafY family protein, giving the protein MRRTDRLFDIIQILRDGKLHRAQDIADRLEVSVRTIYRDMDTLVASGVPVEGERGVGYMVREQITLPPLNLTPAELEALNLGMAIVAEAADPELKAAANSLADKIDAVLPTQVVAEADSWKFAVYPFADAARGLAHMAPIRAAIKSRQKLRLSYRRIDGVLTERTIRPLHMEYWGRVWTLTAWCELRNGFRVFRIDLIESVSPLPEIFADEPGKRLSDYDPNA; this is encoded by the coding sequence ATGCGCCGAACTGACCGCCTGTTCGATATCATCCAGATCCTGCGCGACGGCAAACTGCACCGCGCGCAGGACATCGCGGACCGGCTGGAAGTGTCGGTCCGCACCATCTATCGCGACATGGATACTCTGGTCGCTTCGGGCGTCCCGGTCGAAGGTGAGCGCGGCGTGGGTTACATGGTGCGCGAGCAGATCACCCTACCGCCGCTGAATCTGACCCCGGCCGAGCTCGAGGCCCTGAACCTCGGTATGGCCATCGTGGCCGAGGCCGCGGATCCAGAGCTGAAAGCCGCCGCGAACTCTCTGGCAGACAAGATCGATGCCGTTCTGCCCACACAGGTTGTGGCCGAAGCCGATAGCTGGAAATTCGCGGTCTACCCTTTTGCCGATGCAGCCCGCGGGCTTGCGCATATGGCTCCGATCCGCGCCGCCATCAAATCACGCCAGAAACTTCGGCTGTCCTACCGCCGCATTGACGGCGTTCTGACCGAACGCACCATCCGTCCGCTTCACATGGAGTATTGGGGCCGCGTCTGGACACTTACCGCATGGTGCGAATTGCGAAACGGTTTCCGCGTCTTCCGCATCGACCTGATCGAATCCGTCTCGCCGCTGCCAGAGATCTTCGCAGACGAACCCGGCAAACGCCTGAGCGACTACGACCCAAACGCCTGA